One stretch of Streptomyces sp. R21 DNA includes these proteins:
- a CDS encoding NADPH:quinone reductase, translating into MLASWYDQQGPAADVLHVGELPDPQPGPGEVRVRVTVSGINPGDTKKRRGWLGSSMPYPRVIPHSDAAGVIDAVGEGVDERRTGQRVWVYGAQSYRAFGTAAQYTVVPGDLAVPLPDHLSDELGASLGIPGITAHRAVFADGPVDGRLVLVHGVLGGVGSLAAQLARWGGANVIGTVRRASDLERVDPAVVSHAVALDSDDPAAAIRAYAPDGVHRVVEVSLSANADLDNAVTALDAVIAAYGTHDDRTELPFWPLLFNNVTLRLLGSDDFPAAAKRQAARDLTSAAAVGALTVDIGDRFPLEDIAKAHDRVDAGGRGRVMVTVPR; encoded by the coding sequence ATGCTCGCGTCCTGGTACGACCAACAGGGCCCCGCCGCCGACGTGCTGCACGTCGGCGAGCTGCCCGACCCCCAGCCCGGCCCCGGCGAGGTCCGCGTCCGCGTGACCGTCTCCGGCATCAATCCCGGCGACACGAAGAAGCGGCGCGGCTGGCTCGGCTCGTCGATGCCGTACCCCCGCGTGATCCCGCACAGCGACGCGGCCGGTGTCATCGACGCCGTGGGCGAGGGCGTCGACGAGCGTCGCACCGGGCAGCGGGTGTGGGTGTACGGCGCCCAGTCCTACCGGGCCTTCGGCACCGCCGCCCAGTACACCGTCGTACCCGGCGACCTGGCTGTCCCGCTCCCCGATCACCTCAGCGACGAACTCGGCGCGAGCCTCGGCATCCCCGGCATCACCGCCCACCGCGCGGTGTTCGCGGACGGCCCGGTCGACGGCCGCCTCGTCCTCGTGCACGGTGTCCTCGGCGGCGTCGGCTCGCTGGCCGCGCAGCTCGCGCGCTGGGGCGGCGCCAACGTCATCGGCACCGTGCGGCGCGCAAGCGATCTGGAGCGCGTCGACCCGGCGGTCGTCTCCCACGCCGTCGCGCTGGACTCCGACGACCCGGCAGCCGCGATCCGCGCGTACGCGCCCGACGGCGTGCACCGCGTCGTCGAGGTGTCGCTGTCGGCCAACGCCGACCTCGACAACGCGGTCACCGCGCTCGACGCCGTGATCGCCGCCTACGGCACCCACGACGACCGCACCGAACTCCCCTTCTGGCCCCTGCTGTTCAACAACGTCACGCTGCGTCTGCTCGGCAGCGACGACTTCCCCGCCGCGGCCAAACGGCAGGCCGCCCGCGACCTCACCTCCGCGGCCGCCGTCGGTGCACTGACGGTCGATATCGGTGACCGCTTCCCGCTGGAGGACATCGCCAAGGCCCACGACCGGGTCGACGCGGGCGGGCGCGGACGCGTCATGGTCACCGTCCCGCGCTGA
- a CDS encoding alpha/beta fold hydrolase: MTEYLAVDGGTIAYEVAGSGPLVVLAHGMGDSRAAYRAVIPQLVEAGYRVAAVDLRGCGESSVGWPAWSRTAIAGDLLAVIRHLGGPAVLVGHSVSGGAATIAAAQEPSLVTAVVELTPFTRKQSISLGDLRVKRVRRGMLRLVGTATFGSASLWASYLDVAYPGVKPADWTERLGRIDSLLREPGRMKALQGMGRSAPTDAGAQLGNVRCPVLVVMGTLDPDWADPHAEGSAIVDALPSGLGRLEMIEGAGHYPHDQFPDQVISLILGFLRSEAVRA, from the coding sequence ATGACCGAGTACCTTGCCGTCGACGGCGGCACCATCGCTTACGAGGTGGCGGGGTCCGGCCCGCTGGTCGTGCTCGCGCACGGCATGGGTGACAGCCGCGCCGCATACCGTGCGGTGATCCCGCAGCTGGTGGAGGCGGGCTACCGGGTCGCCGCGGTCGATCTGCGCGGCTGTGGCGAGTCCAGCGTCGGCTGGCCCGCCTGGAGCCGCACCGCCATCGCCGGCGACCTGCTCGCCGTGATCCGCCACCTGGGCGGCCCGGCCGTGCTCGTCGGCCACTCGGTCTCCGGCGGCGCCGCCACCATCGCAGCGGCGCAGGAGCCCTCGCTCGTCACCGCGGTCGTCGAGTTGACGCCGTTCACCCGCAAGCAGTCGATCAGCCTCGGCGATCTGCGGGTGAAGCGCGTCCGGCGGGGCATGCTGCGGCTGGTCGGCACCGCTACGTTCGGCAGCGCGTCACTCTGGGCCTCGTACCTCGACGTGGCCTACCCCGGCGTGAAGCCGGCCGACTGGACCGAGCGACTGGGCCGCATCGACTCCCTGCTGCGCGAGCCGGGCCGGATGAAGGCCCTGCAGGGCATGGGCCGCAGCGCCCCGACCGACGCCGGCGCCCAACTCGGCAACGTCCGCTGCCCGGTCCTGGTCGTGATGGGTACGCTCGACCCAGACTGGGCCGACCCGCATGCCGAGGGTTCGGCGATCGTCGATGCCCTGCCGTCCGGCCTGGGCCGCCTCGAAATGATCGAGGGCGCCGGGCACTACCCGCACGACCAGTTCCCCGACCAGGTGATTTCGCTCATCCTCGGCTTCCTCCGGTCGGAGGCCGTCCGTGCCTAG
- a CDS encoding TetR/AcrR family transcriptional regulator, giving the protein MVAAGAALADEVGLANLTMGLLAERVGVRTPSLYKHVGGLEDLNRRIAVLALKETADAVGDAVQGYAGRDALAAAARAFRAFVVEHPGRYSATIGMEPSGPDDPLATAGQGLHAAFMAVLRGYEIADADVDHALRMLRSLCHGFATLQAAGGFQWSADIDESFEWLIAFADRGLRTM; this is encoded by the coding sequence GTGGTCGCGGCCGGCGCCGCCCTCGCCGACGAGGTGGGCCTCGCCAACCTGACGATGGGCCTGCTGGCCGAGCGGGTCGGCGTGCGTACCCCCTCCCTGTACAAGCACGTGGGCGGCCTGGAAGACCTCAACCGGCGCATCGCGGTGCTGGCGTTGAAGGAGACCGCCGACGCCGTCGGCGACGCGGTCCAGGGGTACGCGGGCCGCGACGCCCTGGCGGCCGCGGCCCGCGCCTTCCGCGCCTTCGTCGTGGAACACCCCGGCCGGTACAGCGCGACGATCGGCATGGAACCGTCCGGTCCCGACGATCCGCTGGCCACCGCGGGGCAGGGGCTGCACGCCGCGTTCATGGCGGTCCTGCGCGGCTACGAGATCGCAGACGCCGACGTGGACCACGCCCTGCGCATGCTCCGCAGCCTCTGCCACGGCTTCGCCACGTTGCAGGCGGCCGGTGGCTTCCAGTGGAGCGCCGACATCGACGAGAGCTTCGAGTGGCTGATCGCGTTCGCCGACCGGGGTCTGCGCACCATGTGA
- a CDS encoding LysR family transcriptional regulator: MTMELRHLRAFLAIAEEGTITRAAARLHTGQPALSRTLRQLEDHLGVRLVDRSTHHLELTAEGRMFRDKAAAAVAAVDAALDPGALTAWPLRLGHPWAALGDYTFPLLRRWDEEHPDVPLELRRIDDRFAGLAQGKVDVALLRGHVTGPGLVTVQLLTEERVAVVPADSDLASRDTLTLADLAAWPVAMNIVAGTTTLDLWPTDARPVAAVEVTNTDEWLTAIAAGRAVGVSTSATPGMHTHPAIAYRPLTDAPGVPLVLVWRGGTPGHPAIPDLVTLVREVVAGR, from the coding sequence ATGACCATGGAGCTGCGCCATCTGCGGGCCTTCCTCGCCATCGCCGAGGAGGGCACGATCACGCGCGCCGCGGCTCGGCTGCACACCGGCCAGCCCGCCCTCTCCCGCACGCTGCGCCAGCTGGAGGACCACCTCGGCGTACGCCTGGTCGACCGTTCCACGCACCATCTGGAGCTGACGGCGGAGGGCCGGATGTTCCGCGACAAGGCCGCCGCGGCGGTCGCCGCCGTGGACGCGGCCCTCGACCCCGGCGCCCTGACGGCGTGGCCGCTGCGGCTCGGGCACCCGTGGGCGGCGCTCGGCGACTACACCTTCCCCCTGCTGCGGCGCTGGGACGAGGAGCACCCTGACGTACCGCTGGAGCTGCGCCGCATCGACGACCGCTTCGCGGGGCTCGCCCAGGGCAAGGTGGACGTGGCGCTGCTGCGCGGTCACGTGACGGGGCCGGGGCTGGTCACCGTGCAACTGCTCACGGAGGAGCGGGTCGCCGTGGTGCCGGCCGACAGCGACCTCGCGAGCAGGGACACGCTCACGCTGGCGGACCTCGCGGCGTGGCCGGTCGCCATGAACATCGTCGCGGGGACGACCACGCTGGACCTGTGGCCGACGGATGCACGCCCCGTGGCGGCGGTCGAGGTCACGAACACGGACGAGTGGCTGACGGCGATCGCCGCGGGCCGCGCGGTGGGCGTCTCCACATCGGCGACGCCCGGCATGCACACGCACCCGGCCATCGCCTACCGCCCGCTGACGGACGCCCCTGGTGTCCCCCTCGTCCTGGTCTGGCGCGGCGGCACGCCGGGGCATCCGGCAATCCCGGATCTCGTGACACTTGTGCGGGAAGTCGTGGCGGGGCGGTAG
- a CDS encoding DMT family transporter: protein MTNTATTSTAPGPTAGTLVRTPPGVGSLGGIGMVLGGAVSVQFGSAVAALLFPRAGALGVVSLRVTIAALLLLVVCRPRLRGHSRTDWAVACTFGLALGGMNLLFYQAIDRIPLGPAVTLEVLGPLLLSVAGVRRALSLVWAGLALAGVLLLGRGGFAELNLAGAGFALAAGAMWAAYIVFNARAGARFPRLDGLAVAMAVAALVSLPLGIGSAGGTLLRPDVLGLGLVIAVLSSGLPYTLELLALRRLPTATFAVLMSLAPALAALAGFLVLGQTLSPLECVAIALVVAASAGAVRSGAGERA from the coding sequence ATGACGAACACGGCAACCACCTCCACAGCGCCGGGACCGACAGCGGGCACCCTCGTCCGTACGCCCCCGGGCGTGGGCAGCCTCGGCGGCATCGGCATGGTGCTGGGAGGCGCGGTCTCGGTGCAGTTCGGCTCCGCCGTCGCCGCCCTGCTCTTCCCGCGGGCCGGCGCGCTCGGTGTCGTGTCGCTGCGCGTGACGATCGCGGCGCTGCTCCTGCTGGTCGTGTGCCGCCCCCGGCTCCGTGGCCACTCCCGTACCGACTGGGCCGTGGCCTGCACTTTCGGTCTCGCGCTCGGCGGCATGAACCTCCTCTTCTACCAGGCCATCGACCGGATCCCGCTCGGCCCGGCCGTCACCCTGGAGGTCCTCGGCCCGCTGTTGCTGTCCGTCGCCGGGGTGCGCCGCGCGCTCAGCCTGGTGTGGGCCGGCCTGGCACTCGCGGGGGTCCTCCTGCTCGGCCGCGGCGGTTTCGCCGAACTCAACCTCGCGGGGGCCGGCTTCGCCCTCGCGGCGGGCGCCATGTGGGCGGCGTACATCGTCTTCAACGCCCGGGCGGGAGCCCGCTTTCCGCGCCTGGACGGCCTGGCCGTCGCGATGGCCGTGGCCGCGCTGGTGAGCCTGCCCCTGGGCATCGGCTCGGCGGGCGGCACCTTGCTGAGGCCGGACGTACTGGGACTCGGGCTGGTGATCGCCGTACTGTCCTCAGGGCTGCCGTACACCCTGGAACTGCTGGCCCTACGGCGGCTGCCGACGGCGACCTTCGCGGTGCTGATGAGCCTGGCACCGGCGCTCGCCGCGCTGGCCGGATTCCTGGTGCTGGGCCAGACGCTGTCCCCGCTGGAGTGCGTGGCCATCGCCCTGGTGGTCGCGGCGAGCGCGGGAGCGGTGCGCAGCGGGGCCGGGGAGCGGGCCTAG
- a CDS encoding beta-L-arabinofuranosidase domain-containing protein, with the protein MTPPLGRRSFLTVAGAAATALTVTDGSAAQAAAPRPADRTRQLATRVRPFPLTAVTLLAGPFKDNQSRNTAYLRFVDIDRLLHTFRLNVGLPSTAQPCGGWEGPSIELRGHSTGHLLSGLALAYANAGDTALRDKGRRLVTALAACQNASPSAGFGKGYLSAFPESFFDRLEAGTGVWAPYYTLHKIMAGLVDQYILAGNDQALDVLLRKGEWVNQRTARLSYEQMQRVLETEFGGMNDVFADLHAITGDAVWLQVAERFTHARVFDPLAAGEDRLAGLHANTQIPKMVGAIRLWQEGLPDRYRTIAGNFWQIVTDHHSYVIGGNSNGEGFHEPDVVAGQLSNGTCENCNSYNMLKLTRLLHFEAPDRTDLLDYYERTLFNQMLGEQDPDSAHGFNIYYTGLGPGSFKQQPSFMGTDPNAYSTDYDNFSCDHGTGMETHAKFADTIYTHDDKRLLVNLFIPSQVRWQEKNITWRQTTNLPDAPSTALTVTAGGATHQLLIRIPAWASGARVALNGRTLSNRPAAGSWLTLDRAWRLGDRVEVTLPMRTTVEATPDDPDVKAVLHGPVVLAGAYGDTASGWMHRLDTSTIRQASASPLRLTATADGEAVTLLPIARVHHQYYDVYWLTGQPPSPPPEFAAWHRFDETSGTTAADATGNARTATLAGGASWTQGRTGGAVALDGENGHVALADDLLAGASAYSVATWLKLAGQPAGWSRIFDIGTGVSANMFLTPLSDTGTLRYAITAGGGGAEQRINADPLPTDRWVHVAVTYAAGTAVLYVDGQEAGRNSAVTVEPRYFGNHIRAAYIGRSQYADPYLKAAVDDFRVYGRGLSAAEVAALAQGAAVRAKGV; encoded by the coding sequence GTGACCCCACCCCTCGGCAGACGGTCGTTCCTCACCGTGGCCGGCGCCGCCGCCACGGCGCTGACCGTGACGGACGGCTCCGCGGCTCAGGCGGCCGCGCCACGCCCCGCCGACCGGACCCGCCAACTGGCCACCCGGGTAAGGCCGTTCCCGCTCACCGCGGTAACCCTGCTGGCCGGACCGTTCAAGGACAATCAGAGCCGCAACACCGCCTATCTGCGCTTCGTCGACATCGACCGGCTGCTGCACACCTTCCGCCTGAACGTCGGCCTGCCCAGCACCGCCCAGCCCTGCGGCGGCTGGGAGGGCCCGAGCATCGAACTGCGCGGGCACTCCACCGGCCACCTCCTGTCGGGCCTCGCCCTCGCGTACGCCAACGCAGGCGACACCGCCCTGCGCGACAAGGGCCGCCGACTGGTCACCGCCCTGGCCGCATGTCAGAACGCGTCCCCGTCGGCGGGCTTCGGCAAGGGCTATCTGTCGGCCTTCCCGGAGAGCTTCTTCGACCGGCTGGAGGCCGGTACGGGCGTCTGGGCCCCCTACTACACCCTGCACAAGATCATGGCGGGCCTGGTGGACCAGTACATACTGGCCGGGAACGACCAGGCCCTCGACGTGCTCCTGCGCAAGGGGGAGTGGGTCAACCAGCGCACCGCCAGGCTGAGTTACGAGCAGATGCAGCGCGTGCTGGAGACCGAGTTCGGCGGCATGAACGACGTGTTCGCCGACCTGCACGCCATCACCGGCGACGCCGTCTGGCTGCAGGTCGCCGAACGCTTCACCCACGCCCGGGTCTTCGACCCGCTGGCTGCCGGAGAGGACCGGCTCGCCGGACTGCATGCCAACACCCAGATCCCGAAGATGGTCGGGGCGATACGGCTGTGGCAGGAGGGCCTGCCCGACCGCTACCGCACGATCGCCGGCAACTTCTGGCAGATCGTCACCGACCACCACTCCTACGTCATCGGCGGCAACAGCAACGGCGAGGGCTTCCACGAACCCGACGTCGTCGCGGGGCAGTTGTCCAACGGCACGTGCGAGAACTGCAACAGCTACAACATGCTCAAGCTGACCCGTCTGCTGCACTTCGAGGCACCGGACCGCACCGACCTCCTCGACTACTACGAGCGCACCCTGTTCAACCAGATGCTGGGCGAGCAGGACCCGGACTCCGCGCACGGCTTCAACATCTACTACACCGGCCTCGGGCCGGGCTCCTTCAAGCAGCAGCCCTCCTTCATGGGCACGGACCCGAACGCCTACTCCACCGACTACGACAACTTCTCCTGTGACCACGGCACTGGCATGGAGACGCACGCGAAGTTCGCCGACACGATCTACACGCACGACGACAAGCGGCTGCTGGTCAACCTGTTCATCCCCTCCCAGGTCCGCTGGCAGGAGAAGAACATCACCTGGCGGCAGACCACGAACCTGCCCGACGCCCCCTCGACCGCGCTCACCGTCACCGCCGGAGGCGCCACCCACCAGTTGCTGATCCGCATCCCGGCCTGGGCGTCCGGAGCCCGCGTCGCACTGAACGGCCGTACCCTCTCCAACCGCCCCGCGGCGGGCAGTTGGCTGACCCTCGACCGCGCCTGGCGCCTCGGCGACCGCGTCGAGGTCACCCTCCCCATGCGTACGACCGTGGAGGCCACCCCCGACGACCCCGACGTGAAGGCCGTCCTGCACGGCCCGGTGGTCCTGGCCGGAGCGTACGGCGACACGGCCAGTGGGTGGATGCACCGCCTGGACACCTCCACCATCCGGCAGGCGTCGGCCAGTCCGCTGCGGCTCACCGCGACCGCCGACGGCGAGGCCGTCACGCTGCTGCCCATCGCCCGCGTCCACCACCAGTACTACGACGTCTACTGGCTGACCGGTCAACCCCCGTCGCCGCCTCCCGAGTTCGCCGCCTGGCATCGCTTCGACGAGACCTCGGGCACGACGGCAGCCGACGCCACCGGCAACGCCAGGACCGCGACCCTCGCAGGCGGTGCCTCCTGGACCCAGGGGCGCACCGGCGGAGCCGTCGCCCTGGACGGGGAGAACGGCCATGTCGCCCTCGCCGACGACCTGTTGGCGGGCGCGTCCGCCTACTCCGTGGCGACCTGGCTGAAGCTGGCCGGCCAACCGGCGGGCTGGAGCCGGATCTTCGACATCGGCACCGGCGTCAGCGCCAACATGTTCCTGACCCCGCTGAGCGACACGGGCACCCTGCGCTACGCGATCACCGCGGGCGGCGGGGGAGCGGAGCAGCGCATCAACGCCGACCCGCTGCCCACGGACCGCTGGGTCCACGTGGCCGTGACCTATGCGGCCGGCACCGCCGTGCTGTACGTCGACGGCCAGGAGGCGGGCCGCAACAGTGCCGTCACCGTCGAACCGCGCTACTTCGGCAACCACATCCGGGCCGCGTACATCGGCAGGTCCCAGTACGCGGACCCGTACCTGAAGGCGGCGGTGGACGACTTCCGCGTCTACGGCAGAGGACTGAGCGCGGCCGAGGTCGCGGCGCTGGCCCAGGGCGCGGCCGTACGCGCGAAGGGAGTGTGA
- a CDS encoding FABP family protein: MFDPARKHPYPDALSPDEAPAPHPLLAPLIGILGTWAGRGRGEYPTLAEEFVYEQEISFRHDGRPFLHFESRAWLLDADGTPLRPSARESGWWRLQPDGRVEALITQPTGIAEILVGRAVAGTADLATHEVARTPTAKEVTATRRRYTLTDQDTLSFAHDLAAVGQPLQHHLSAQLRRVERG; this comes from the coding sequence ATGTTCGACCCCGCCCGGAAGCACCCGTACCCCGATGCCCTCTCACCGGACGAAGCGCCCGCGCCGCACCCACTTCTGGCGCCGCTGATCGGGATTCTGGGCACCTGGGCCGGTCGGGGCCGTGGCGAGTACCCGACGCTCGCCGAGGAGTTCGTGTACGAGCAGGAGATCAGCTTCCGTCACGACGGGCGGCCGTTTCTCCACTTCGAGTCGCGTGCCTGGCTGCTCGATGCGGACGGCACCCCGCTGCGGCCGTCGGCTCGCGAGAGCGGCTGGTGGCGGTTGCAGCCCGACGGGCGTGTGGAGGCTCTGATCACCCAGCCCACCGGAATCGCGGAGATCCTGGTCGGCCGTGCCGTCGCCGGCACGGCCGACCTCGCCACCCATGAGGTGGCCCGCACTCCCACGGCCAAGGAGGTCACCGCCACCCGCCGCCGCTACACCCTGACCGACCAGGACACGCTCAGCTTCGCCCACGACCTCGCCGCGGTGGGGCAGCCGCTGCAACACCACTTGTCGGCGCAGCTCCGTCGCGTGGAGCGAGGCTGA